From Leopardus geoffroyi isolate Oge1 chromosome B4, O.geoffroyi_Oge1_pat1.0, whole genome shotgun sequence, a single genomic window includes:
- the SLC4A8 gene encoding electroneutral sodium bicarbonate exchanger 1 isoform X7, translating to MPAGSNEPDGVLSYQRPDEEAVVDQGGTSTILNIHYEKEELEGHRTLYVGVRMPLGRQSHRHHRTHGQKHRRRGRGKGASQGEEGPEALAHDTPSQRVQFILGTEEDEEHVPHELFTELDEICVKEGEDAEWKETARWLKFEEDVEDGGERWSKPYVATLSLHSLFELRSCLINGTVLLDMRANSIEEISDLILDQQELFSDLNDSMRVKVREALLKKHHHQNEKKRNNLIPIVRSFAEVGKKQSDPHSMDKNGQTVSPQSVPTTSLEVKNGVNCEHSPVDLSKVDLHFMKKIPTGAEASNVLVGEVDSLDRPIVAFVRLSPAVLLSGLTEVPIPTRFLFILLGPVGKGQQYHEIGRSMATIMTDEIFHDVAYKAKERDDLLAGIDEFLDQVTVLPPGEWDPSIRIEPPKNVPSQEKRKMPGVPNGNVCHIEPEPHGGHSGPELQRTGRLFGGLVLDIKRKAPWYWSDYRDALSLQCLASFLFLYCACMSPVITFGGLLGEATEGRISAIESLFGASMTGIAYSLFAGQALTILGSTGPVLVFEKILFKFCKDYALSYLSLRACIGLWTAFLCIVLVATDASSLVCYITRFTEEAFASLICIIFIYEAIEKLIHLAETYPIHMHSQLDHLSLYYCRCTLPENPNNHTLQYWKDHNIVTTEVHWANLTVSECQEMHGEFTGSACGHHGPYTPDVLFWSCILFFTTFILSSTLKTFKTSRYFPTRVRSMVSDFAVFLTIFTMVIIDFLIGIPSPKLQVPSVFKPTRDDRGWIISPIGPNPWWTVIAAIIPALLCTILIFMDQQITAVIINRKEHKLKKGCGYHLDLLMVAIMLGVCSIMGLPWFVAATVLSITHVNSLKLESECSAPGEQPKFLGIREQRVTGLMIFVLMGCSVFMTAILKFIPMPVLYGVFLYMGVSSLQGIQFFDRLKLFGMPAKHQPDFIYLRHVPLRKVHLFTLIQLTCLVLLWVIKASPAAIVFPMMVLALVFVRKVMDLCFSKRELSWLDDLMPESKKKKLDDAKKKAKEEEEAEKMLEMGGDKFPLESRKLLSSPGKNNSFRCDPSEINISDEMPKTTVWKALSMNSGNTKEKSLFN from the exons GTCATAGAACTCTGTATGTGGGGGTTCGGATGCCTCTGGGTCGGCAGAGCCATCGTCATCACCGAACCCATGGCCAGAAGCACCGGAGACGGGGGCGGGGCAAAGGAGCCAGCCAGGGGGAGGAAGGCCCAGAGGCCCTGGCCCACG ACACACCATCTCAGCGTGTTCAGTTCATTCTGGGCACTGAGGAAGATGAAGAGCATGTACCTCACGAGCTGTTCACAGAGCTGGATGAGATCTGTGTGAAAGAGGGAGAAGATGCTGAATGGAAGGAGACAGCCAG GTGGCTGAAGTTTGAAGAAGATGTCGAGGATGGGGGAGAGCGCTGGAGCAAGCCTTATGTGGCAACCCTTTCACTGCATAGTCTCTTTGAGCTAAGGAGCTGCCTTATAAATGGGACAGTCCTTCTGGATATGCGTGCAAATAGCATAGAAGAAATTTCAG ACCTGATCCTGGACCAGCAAGAACTGTTCAGTGACCTGAATGACAGCATGAGGGTTAAAGTACGGGAAGCCCTTCTCAAAAAGCATCATcatcagaatgaaaaaaagagaaataacctCATTCCCATTGTTCGCTCCTTCGCTGAGGTTGGCAAGAAGCAGTCAGATCCACATTCGATGGATAAAAATG GTCAAACTGTGTCTCCTCAGTCTGTTCCAACTACGAGTCTTGAAGTAAAAAATGGCGTGAATTGTGAACACAGTCCCGTGGATTTAAGCAAG GTGGATCttcatttcatgaaaaaaattcccACTGGGGCGGAGGCCTCAAATGTCCTGGTTGGTGAGGTGGATTCTCTGGACCGCCCCATCGTTGCCTTTGTGAGGCTCTCTCCAGCCGTTCTTCTCTCGGGTCTGACAgaagtgcccatcccaacaag ATTTTTGTTTATCCTATTGGGTCCAGTAGGGAAAGGTCAGCAGTACCATGAGATTGGCAGATCCATGGCCACCATCATGACAGATGAG atTTTTCATGATGTGGCGTATAAGGCAAAAGAGCGAGACGATCTCCTGGCGGGGATTGATGAGTTCCTAGACCAGGTTACAGTGCTCCCTCCAGGGGAGTGGGACCCCTCCATTAGAATCGAGCCACCCAAAAATGTCCCTTCCCAG GAGAAGCGGAAAATGCCTGGAGTTCCAAATGGAAATGTTTGCCACATAGAACCGGAACCACATGGGGGCCACAGCGGGCCAGAACTTCAGCGCACCGGGCG GCTGTTTGGGGGCTTGGTGTTGGACATCAAGCGGAAGGCCCCCTGGTACTGGAGCGACTACCGGGATGCACTCAGTTTACAGTGTTTGGCCTCCTTTCTGTTCCTGTACTGTGCCTGCATGTCACCTGTCATCACCTTTGGGGGATTGCTCGGAGAAGCCACTGAGGGACGCATA agTGCAATTGAATCCTTGTTTGGAGCCTCCATGACTGGGATTGCCTATTCCTTGTTTGCGGGACAGGCTCTCACCATCCTGGGAAGTACTGGGCCAGTGCTTGTATTTGAAAAGATTTTGTTCAAATTCTGCAA aGATTATGCTCTTTCGTACCTCTCCCTGCGAGCCTGTATCGGACTGTGGACTGCCTTCCTGTGTATTGTCCTTGTGGCAACTGATGCCAGTTCCCTTGTCTGTTACATTACCCGCTTCACTGAAGAGGCATTTGCCTCCCTGATTTGCATTATTTTCATCTATGAAGCAATAGAAAAGCTCATTCACCTGGCAGAGACCTACCCCATCCACATGCACAGCCAGCTGGACCACCTTAGCCTGTATTA CTGCAGGTGTACTCTCCCAGAAAATCCAAACAACCATACCCTGCAGTACTGGAAAGACCACAATATCGTGACAACAGAAGTCCACTGGGCCAACCTGACTGTTAGC GAGTGCCAGGAGATGCATGGAGAGTTCACGGGATCTGCGTGCGGCCATCATGGACCCTATACTCCTGATGTGCTCTTTTGGTCCTGCATTCTCTTCTTCACCACCTTCATCCTCTCGAGCACCTTAAAGACATTTAAGACAAGTCGCTATTTCCCAACCAGA GTACGCTCCATGGTGAGTGACTTTGCTGTTTTCCTCACTATCTTCACAATGGtgattattgattttttgattGGAATCCCATCACCAAAACTTCAAGTTCCCAGTGTGTTCAAG ccGACAAGAGATGATCGAGGGTGGATTATTAGTCCCATTGGCCCCAATCCCTGGTGGACTGTGATAGCTGCAATTATCCCAGCTCTTCTCTGTACTATCTTAATATTCATGGACCAGCAGATCACAGCTGTCATCATTAACAGGAAGGAACACAAGCTCAAG AAAGGCTGTGGCTACCACCTGGACCTGCTGATGGTGGCCATCATGCTGGGTGTCTGCTCCATCATGGGCTTGCCCTGGTTTGTGGCGGCAACTGTCCTGTCCATCACACATGTGAACAGCCTCAAACTAGAATCTGAGTGCTCTGCTCCTGGGGAACAACCCAAGTTCTTGGGCATCCGAGAACAAAGAGTGACAGGCCTTATGATCTTTGTGCTGATGGGCTGCTCAGTCTTCATGACGGCCATATTAAAG TTTATCCCAATGCCAGTACTCTATGGAGTTTTCCTCTACATGGGAGTTTCTTCTCTACAAGGAATTCAG TTCTTTGACCGTCTGAAGCTCTTTGGGATGCCTGCAAAGCACCAGCCAGATTTTATCTACCTTCGGCACGTGCCCCTGCGCAAAGTGCATCTCTTCACCCTCATTCAGCTGACCTGCCTTGTCCTACTCTGGGTCATCAAGGCCTCTCCGGCTGCCATTGTCTTCCCAATGATG gtttTGGCATTGGTCTTTGTCAGGAAAGTCATGGATCTCTGTTTCTCTAAACGAGAGCTGAGCTGGTTAGATGATCTCATGcctgaaagtaaaaagaagaagCTGGACGATGCCAAAAAGAAGGCCAAGGAGGAAGAG
- the SLC4A8 gene encoding electroneutral sodium bicarbonate exchanger 1 isoform X8, giving the protein MKKPWWIRVGPVQFLTFTMRKKSWKTFCFVLGHRTLYVGVRMPLGRQSHRHHRTHGQKHRRRGRGKGASQGEEGPEALAHGNTLGTEDTPSQRVQFILGTEEDEEHVPHELFTELDEICVKEGEDAEWKETARWLKFEEDVEDGGERWSKPYVATLSLHSLFELRSCLINGTVLLDMRANSIEEISDLILDQQELFSDLNDSMRVKVREALLKKHHHQNEKKRNNLIPIVRSFAEVGKKQSDPHSMDKNGQTVSPQSVPTTSLEVKNGVNCEHSPVDLSKVDLHFMKKIPTGAEASNVLVGEVDSLDRPIVAFVRLSPAVLLSGLTEVPIPTRFLFILLGPVGKGQQYHEIGRSMATIMTDEIFHDVAYKAKERDDLLAGIDEFLDQVTVLPPGEWDPSIRIEPPKNVPSQEKRKMPGVPNGNVCHIEPEPHGGHSGPELQRTGRLFGGLVLDIKRKAPWYWSDYRDALSLQCLASFLFLYCACMSPVITFGGLLGEATEGRISAIESLFGASMTGIAYSLFAGQALTILGSTGPVLVFEKILFKFCKDYALSYLSLRACIGLWTAFLCIVLVATDASSLVCYITRFTEEAFASLICIIFIYEAIEKLIHLAETYPIHMHSQLDHLSLYYCRCTLPENPNNHTLQYWKDHNIVTTEVHWANLTVSECQEMHGEFTGSACGHHGPYTPDVLFWSCILFFTTFILSSTLKTFKTSRYFPTRVRSMVSDFAVFLTIFTMVIIDFLIGIPSPKLQVPSVFKPTRDDRGWIISPIGPNPWWTVIAAIIPALLCTILIFMDQQITAVIINRKEHKLKKGCGYHLDLLMVAIMLGVCSIMGLPWFVAATVLSITHVNSLKLESECSAPGEQPKFLGIREQRVTGLMIFVLMGCSVFMTAILKFIPMPVLYGVFLYMGVSSLQGIQFFDRLKLFGMPAKHQPDFIYLRHVPLRKVHLFTLIQLTCLVLLWVIKASPAAIVFPMMVLALVFVRKVMDLCFSKRELSWLDDLMPESKKKKLDDAKKKAKEEEEAEKMLEMGGDKFPLESRKLLSSPGKNNSFSIDFRCDPSEINISDEMPKTTVWKALSMNSGNTKEKSLFN; this is encoded by the exons ACCTTCTGCTTTGTTCTAGGTCATAGAACTCTGTATGTGGGGGTTCGGATGCCTCTGGGTCGGCAGAGCCATCGTCATCACCGAACCCATGGCCAGAAGCACCGGAGACGGGGGCGGGGCAAAGGAGCCAGCCAGGGGGAGGAAGGCCCAGAGGCCCTGGCCCACGGTAACACTCTCGGGACAGAGG ACACACCATCTCAGCGTGTTCAGTTCATTCTGGGCACTGAGGAAGATGAAGAGCATGTACCTCACGAGCTGTTCACAGAGCTGGATGAGATCTGTGTGAAAGAGGGAGAAGATGCTGAATGGAAGGAGACAGCCAG GTGGCTGAAGTTTGAAGAAGATGTCGAGGATGGGGGAGAGCGCTGGAGCAAGCCTTATGTGGCAACCCTTTCACTGCATAGTCTCTTTGAGCTAAGGAGCTGCCTTATAAATGGGACAGTCCTTCTGGATATGCGTGCAAATAGCATAGAAGAAATTTCAG ACCTGATCCTGGACCAGCAAGAACTGTTCAGTGACCTGAATGACAGCATGAGGGTTAAAGTACGGGAAGCCCTTCTCAAAAAGCATCATcatcagaatgaaaaaaagagaaataacctCATTCCCATTGTTCGCTCCTTCGCTGAGGTTGGCAAGAAGCAGTCAGATCCACATTCGATGGATAAAAATG GTCAAACTGTGTCTCCTCAGTCTGTTCCAACTACGAGTCTTGAAGTAAAAAATGGCGTGAATTGTGAACACAGTCCCGTGGATTTAAGCAAG GTGGATCttcatttcatgaaaaaaattcccACTGGGGCGGAGGCCTCAAATGTCCTGGTTGGTGAGGTGGATTCTCTGGACCGCCCCATCGTTGCCTTTGTGAGGCTCTCTCCAGCCGTTCTTCTCTCGGGTCTGACAgaagtgcccatcccaacaag ATTTTTGTTTATCCTATTGGGTCCAGTAGGGAAAGGTCAGCAGTACCATGAGATTGGCAGATCCATGGCCACCATCATGACAGATGAG atTTTTCATGATGTGGCGTATAAGGCAAAAGAGCGAGACGATCTCCTGGCGGGGATTGATGAGTTCCTAGACCAGGTTACAGTGCTCCCTCCAGGGGAGTGGGACCCCTCCATTAGAATCGAGCCACCCAAAAATGTCCCTTCCCAG GAGAAGCGGAAAATGCCTGGAGTTCCAAATGGAAATGTTTGCCACATAGAACCGGAACCACATGGGGGCCACAGCGGGCCAGAACTTCAGCGCACCGGGCG GCTGTTTGGGGGCTTGGTGTTGGACATCAAGCGGAAGGCCCCCTGGTACTGGAGCGACTACCGGGATGCACTCAGTTTACAGTGTTTGGCCTCCTTTCTGTTCCTGTACTGTGCCTGCATGTCACCTGTCATCACCTTTGGGGGATTGCTCGGAGAAGCCACTGAGGGACGCATA agTGCAATTGAATCCTTGTTTGGAGCCTCCATGACTGGGATTGCCTATTCCTTGTTTGCGGGACAGGCTCTCACCATCCTGGGAAGTACTGGGCCAGTGCTTGTATTTGAAAAGATTTTGTTCAAATTCTGCAA aGATTATGCTCTTTCGTACCTCTCCCTGCGAGCCTGTATCGGACTGTGGACTGCCTTCCTGTGTATTGTCCTTGTGGCAACTGATGCCAGTTCCCTTGTCTGTTACATTACCCGCTTCACTGAAGAGGCATTTGCCTCCCTGATTTGCATTATTTTCATCTATGAAGCAATAGAAAAGCTCATTCACCTGGCAGAGACCTACCCCATCCACATGCACAGCCAGCTGGACCACCTTAGCCTGTATTA CTGCAGGTGTACTCTCCCAGAAAATCCAAACAACCATACCCTGCAGTACTGGAAAGACCACAATATCGTGACAACAGAAGTCCACTGGGCCAACCTGACTGTTAGC GAGTGCCAGGAGATGCATGGAGAGTTCACGGGATCTGCGTGCGGCCATCATGGACCCTATACTCCTGATGTGCTCTTTTGGTCCTGCATTCTCTTCTTCACCACCTTCATCCTCTCGAGCACCTTAAAGACATTTAAGACAAGTCGCTATTTCCCAACCAGA GTACGCTCCATGGTGAGTGACTTTGCTGTTTTCCTCACTATCTTCACAATGGtgattattgattttttgattGGAATCCCATCACCAAAACTTCAAGTTCCCAGTGTGTTCAAG ccGACAAGAGATGATCGAGGGTGGATTATTAGTCCCATTGGCCCCAATCCCTGGTGGACTGTGATAGCTGCAATTATCCCAGCTCTTCTCTGTACTATCTTAATATTCATGGACCAGCAGATCACAGCTGTCATCATTAACAGGAAGGAACACAAGCTCAAG AAAGGCTGTGGCTACCACCTGGACCTGCTGATGGTGGCCATCATGCTGGGTGTCTGCTCCATCATGGGCTTGCCCTGGTTTGTGGCGGCAACTGTCCTGTCCATCACACATGTGAACAGCCTCAAACTAGAATCTGAGTGCTCTGCTCCTGGGGAACAACCCAAGTTCTTGGGCATCCGAGAACAAAGAGTGACAGGCCTTATGATCTTTGTGCTGATGGGCTGCTCAGTCTTCATGACGGCCATATTAAAG TTTATCCCAATGCCAGTACTCTATGGAGTTTTCCTCTACATGGGAGTTTCTTCTCTACAAGGAATTCAG TTCTTTGACCGTCTGAAGCTCTTTGGGATGCCTGCAAAGCACCAGCCAGATTTTATCTACCTTCGGCACGTGCCCCTGCGCAAAGTGCATCTCTTCACCCTCATTCAGCTGACCTGCCTTGTCCTACTCTGGGTCATCAAGGCCTCTCCGGCTGCCATTGTCTTCCCAATGATG gtttTGGCATTGGTCTTTGTCAGGAAAGTCATGGATCTCTGTTTCTCTAAACGAGAGCTGAGCTGGTTAGATGATCTCATGcctgaaagtaaaaagaagaagCTGGACGATGCCAAAAAGAAGGCCAAGGAGGAAGAG